Proteins from a genomic interval of Rhizobium sp. SL42:
- a CDS encoding sensor histidine kinase, whose amino-acid sequence MTGYSMTRRLVIWLTVAISCFWFVAAGLGVIVMRDEFGEIFDSALQQTAERLMPLVVDDLFQRPETDTPLSLQPNNAVAVAPEDELIYQVRDANGRVILHSHDSTKEPFKAPLVPGFWQDEEHRILTTSAVSNTIFLQVADNMAHRREASLEGAGALLLPILILVPGSILLVWLIVRRLVAPVSELRNAIAGKDSGNMADIELTALPQELQPIMASVNLLLARLRAALSAEREFTANSAHELRTPLAGALAQTQLLIGELAPGPGQERARQVETSLVKLTRLTEKLLQLARAEAGIGATDSDVDLVPVMDLVVLDAKRSTPNPERIRYHRPPGSTLMWAASEDAFAIVIRNLIENAMIHGMPDQPVDIHVETGGNIRITNGAHPFSQTEIADIRQRFGRGKTAAPGSGLGLSIAERLLTQMGASLTLHSPATGREDGFEARIHFGQLPPRK is encoded by the coding sequence ATGACTGGCTATAGCATGACGCGCCGTCTGGTCATCTGGCTCACGGTCGCCATCTCCTGCTTCTGGTTCGTGGCCGCGGGCCTCGGCGTCATCGTAATGCGGGACGAATTCGGTGAAATCTTCGACAGCGCGCTTCAGCAGACAGCCGAACGACTGATGCCACTGGTCGTCGACGACCTGTTTCAACGGCCGGAAACGGACACGCCGCTCAGTCTGCAGCCAAACAACGCCGTCGCTGTCGCACCGGAGGATGAATTGATCTACCAGGTTCGTGATGCGAACGGCCGGGTGATCCTTCATTCGCATGACAGCACAAAGGAACCCTTCAAGGCGCCGCTCGTGCCCGGTTTCTGGCAGGATGAAGAACACCGTATCTTGACCACTTCGGCCGTCAGCAACACCATCTTCCTGCAGGTTGCCGACAATATGGCCCATCGCCGTGAGGCCTCGCTGGAAGGCGCCGGCGCCCTTCTTTTGCCAATTCTGATCCTGGTGCCCGGTAGCATTCTGCTTGTCTGGCTGATCGTCCGTCGGCTCGTTGCCCCCGTGAGTGAGCTCCGCAATGCGATTGCCGGCAAGGATAGCGGCAACATGGCCGACATCGAACTGACCGCGCTGCCGCAGGAACTGCAGCCGATCATGGCATCGGTGAACCTGCTGCTTGCGCGGCTGCGTGCAGCACTCAGCGCCGAACGCGAGTTCACCGCCAACAGCGCCCATGAACTGCGGACACCGCTGGCCGGAGCACTGGCACAGACGCAATTGCTGATCGGTGAACTTGCCCCGGGTCCTGGCCAGGAGCGCGCACGCCAGGTGGAAACATCGCTCGTGAAGTTGACGAGGCTGACCGAAAAGCTGCTGCAGCTCGCCCGCGCAGAAGCGGGAATCGGCGCCACCGACAGTGACGTCGACCTTGTTCCAGTCATGGATCTCGTGGTCCTCGATGCAAAACGGTCCACACCGAACCCGGAGCGCATCCGCTATCATCGCCCGCCCGGCAGCACGCTGATGTGGGCCGCAAGCGAGGACGCCTTTGCCATCGTCATCCGCAATCTGATCGAAAATGCCATGATCCACGGAATGCCGGATCAACCGGTCGACATCCATGTCGAAACCGGCGGCAACATCCGCATCACCAATGGTGCACATCCTTTTTCGCAGACCGAGATCGCGGATATCAGGCAGCGGTTCGGCAGAGGCAAGACCGCAGCACCCGGCTCGGGTCTGGGCCTGTCCATTGCGGAACGGCTTCTGACCCAGATGGGCGCCAGTCTGACGTTACACTCGCCAGCGACTGGGCGGGAAGATGGCTTTGAGGCCCGCATTCATTTCGGCCAGCTGCCGCCGAGAAAATGA
- the secD gene encoding protein translocase subunit SecD produces MRNSPWKVLTYAVIIVMGMLIALPNILSEKTLAAWPSWLPSSKISLGLDLRGGSHLVLEVDRPSLEAEWLQNLTQDARNTLEAAKIPTASIRREQNNVVVTVRDPSQRQAAQTELAKLVNQVTWGTSIGVSDLDIAQRGDSAITLHPSEIGLSHRISGAVDQSLEIIRQRVDQVGVAEPTIQRVGADRVLVQLPGEQDPSHLKQLLGSTAKMSFHLLGRTGDRGVSSLQDEEGQTYPVEDRVLLSGDRLTDARVAFDPNNNQPVVSFRFDQTGATRFADITRQNVGNPFAIVLDGKVLSAPVIREPITGGAGQISGSFTVEGANTLAALLRAGALPAKLNVIEERTVGADLGGDAIERGILSGLAGFGLVMGFILLLYGTWGLLAVVALALNVILTFAGLSIIGSTLTLPGIAGIVLGIGLAVDANVLINERIREESRKGRGVHAAIDQGFQKAYSTIIDSNVTALIATVLLFWFGSGPVRGFAVTMGLGIAISMFTAVSVVRVAMISITTRFKLKTISINALVPIRLIPDGTKIDFMKARLVGLGISAFLSISSVILFFTPGLNYGVDFKGGIQIEVSTEQAADLGAFRAGLERLGLGEVALQEFGDSNHILLRVERQPGPESAQNEAVEKLKTEIQTIDPTSQIQRTEVVGPKVSGELATAGFLSVILASIAMLIYIWSRFEWPFAVGAIATLILDVTKTIGFFALTGLDFNLTAIAALLTLVGYSVNDKVVVYDRMRENMRLYKSMPFRDLINLSINETLARSIFTSATAFLAMLPMAIWGGSAVESFAIPMVFGIFIAASSSVFIAAPILLFLGDWRTRRRAAADVAAQAETA; encoded by the coding sequence TTGAGAAACTCACCCTGGAAGGTGCTGACCTATGCGGTCATCATCGTCATGGGCATGCTGATTGCACTGCCCAATATCCTTTCCGAAAAGACCCTGGCAGCCTGGCCATCCTGGCTGCCATCATCGAAAATTTCGCTCGGCCTCGATCTGCGCGGCGGATCGCATCTCGTTCTCGAAGTGGACCGGCCATCGCTGGAAGCTGAGTGGCTGCAGAACCTGACGCAGGATGCGCGCAACACGCTCGAAGCGGCCAAGATCCCGACGGCGTCCATCCGTCGGGAGCAAAACAATGTCGTGGTAACCGTCAGGGACCCGAGCCAAAGACAGGCAGCCCAGACCGAACTTGCCAAACTGGTCAATCAGGTCACCTGGGGCACGTCGATCGGTGTATCTGACCTCGACATTGCACAGCGCGGCGACAGCGCAATCACGCTGCATCCATCCGAAATCGGGCTTTCCCACCGGATCAGCGGCGCAGTTGACCAGAGCCTTGAGATTATCCGGCAGCGCGTCGACCAGGTCGGCGTTGCCGAGCCAACGATCCAGCGCGTCGGCGCGGACCGCGTTCTGGTTCAGCTTCCGGGCGAGCAGGATCCCTCGCATCTCAAGCAGCTGCTCGGATCAACTGCCAAGATGAGCTTCCATCTGCTCGGTCGCACCGGTGATCGGGGTGTTTCGTCCCTTCAAGACGAAGAAGGCCAGACGTATCCCGTCGAGGACCGCGTCCTCCTTTCGGGTGACCGGCTGACCGATGCTCGCGTTGCATTCGATCCCAATAACAATCAACCGGTGGTCAGCTTCCGTTTCGACCAGACGGGCGCTACCCGCTTCGCCGATATCACCAGACAGAATGTCGGCAATCCGTTTGCCATCGTTCTCGACGGAAAGGTGCTCAGCGCGCCCGTCATCCGAGAACCCATCACCGGGGGCGCGGGTCAGATTTCCGGCTCCTTCACGGTTGAAGGTGCCAATACGCTTGCGGCCCTGCTCAGGGCTGGCGCGCTACCTGCCAAATTGAACGTCATCGAAGAGCGTACGGTAGGCGCGGACCTCGGCGGCGACGCAATCGAACGCGGCATCCTTTCAGGCCTCGCAGGTTTCGGCCTCGTCATGGGCTTCATCCTTCTCCTCTATGGCACCTGGGGCCTGCTTGCCGTTGTCGCCCTTGCCCTGAACGTCATTCTCACCTTTGCGGGCCTCAGCATTATCGGATCGACTTTGACGCTACCCGGCATTGCCGGCATTGTGCTCGGGATCGGTCTTGCCGTCGATGCAAACGTGCTGATCAATGAGCGCATCCGCGAGGAAAGCCGCAAGGGCCGCGGCGTCCATGCCGCGATCGATCAAGGCTTCCAGAAGGCCTACTCCACCATCATCGACAGCAATGTCACGGCGCTGATAGCCACCGTCCTGCTATTCTGGTTCGGCTCCGGACCGGTACGCGGTTTTGCCGTAACGATGGGGCTTGGCATCGCCATCTCGATGTTCACGGCAGTGTCGGTCGTCCGTGTCGCAATGATTTCGATCACGACACGTTTCAAACTGAAGACGATCAGCATCAATGCCCTCGTTCCGATCCGCCTGATCCCCGATGGCACCAAGATCGACTTCATGAAGGCCCGCCTGGTCGGCCTTGGCATTTCCGCCTTTCTGTCGATCTCATCGGTCATCCTGTTCTTCACGCCGGGATTGAACTATGGCGTTGACTTCAAAGGCGGCATCCAGATTGAAGTGTCGACGGAACAAGCCGCCGATCTTGGCGCGTTTCGTGCCGGATTGGAGCGGCTCGGCCTTGGCGAGGTCGCCCTGCAGGAGTTCGGTGACAGCAATCACATCCTGCTGCGTGTCGAGCGCCAACCAGGCCCGGAATCGGCGCAAAATGAAGCGGTCGAGAAACTGAAGACGGAAATCCAGACCATCGATCCGACGTCGCAGATCCAACGCACGGAAGTCGTTGGCCCGAAGGTCAGCGGCGAGTTGGCAACGGCCGGTTTCCTCTCGGTCATCCTCGCCAGCATCGCCATGCTGATCTATATCTGGAGCCGTTTCGAATGGCCGTTCGCGGTGGGCGCGATTGCGACGCTCATTCTCGACGTCACCAAGACCATCGGCTTCTTCGCCCTGACCGGTCTCGACTTCAACCTGACGGCAATCGCGGCCCTTCTGACGCTGGTCGGCTATTCGGTCAATGACAAGGTGGTGGTCTATGACCGCATGCGGGAAAACATGCGCCTCTACAAGTCGATGCCGTTCCGCGACCTGATCAACCTGTCGATCAACGAGACGCTCGCCCGCAGCATCTTCACATCGGCCACGGCCTTCCTCGCCATGTTGCCCATGGCGATCTGGGGCGGAAGTGCGGTCGAGAGCTTTGCAATCCCGATGGTCTTCGGGATCTTCATCGCGGCCTCTTCGTCGGTCTTCATCGCGGCCCCCATCCTGCTCTTCCTCGGCGACTGGCGCACCAGACGCCGTGCAGCGGCCGACGTGGCGGCACAGGCCGAAACCGCCTGA
- the mnhG gene encoding monovalent cation/H(+) antiporter subunit G, translated as MMQATADLPLWAAILVSLFLLIGASLALVGAIGFLRLPTFYERLHAPTLGTSWGIGGVMLASMIFFTVTSQRLVIHEILIGVFVTVTTPVTFMLLARAALHRDRVAKNGKAPAKQDGP; from the coding sequence ATGATGCAGGCAACGGCTGATCTGCCGCTGTGGGCGGCCATACTCGTTTCCCTTTTTCTTCTGATCGGTGCATCTCTGGCGCTGGTCGGCGCTATCGGATTTCTGCGCCTGCCGACTTTCTATGAACGGCTGCACGCCCCCACGCTTGGCACCAGCTGGGGCATAGGCGGGGTGATGCTGGCATCGATGATCTTCTTCACTGTCACCTCTCAGCGCTTGGTGATCCATGAGATCCTGATCGGAGTTTTCGTGACCGTCACCACGCCGGTGACCTTCATGCTTCTGGCGCGTGCGGCCCTTCACCGAGACCGTGTAGCGAAAAATGGCAAGGCTCCGGCCAAACAGGACGGCCCCTGA
- a CDS encoding K+/H+ antiporter subunit F: protein MSAVILFTAVSLSQMLLACAMGIASIRMFRGPRAQDRIIGLDTLYINAMLLLVTFGIGTGRVIYFEAALVIGMIGFVATVALAKFLMRGEVIE from the coding sequence ATGAGCGCCGTCATCCTCTTCACCGCTGTGTCCCTGTCGCAAATGCTGCTTGCCTGTGCCATGGGCATCGCCTCGATCCGCATGTTCCGCGGTCCCCGTGCGCAGGACCGCATCATTGGCCTGGACACCCTCTACATCAACGCGATGCTGCTGCTGGTAACCTTCGGTATCGGCACGGGGCGGGTGATCTATTTCGAAGCTGCACTGGTCATCGGTATGATCGGTTTTGTGGCAACGGTTGCACTGGCAAAGTTTCTGATGCGGGGAGAGGTAATCGAATGA
- a CDS encoding Na+/H+ antiporter subunit E, with amino-acid sequence MLPYPLLTISLVVMWLLLNGFSLGHLLLGTFVAIFASWAFAALRPEKPRLRKWYLLPKLFALAFSDIIRSNLAVARVIVSGRPRGHHAGFLLLPLELEDRTALALLAVILTSTPGSAWLEYDSRERTVLLHVLDLVDEEAWVNTIKNRYEKLLMEIFA; translated from the coding sequence ATGCTTCCATATCCGCTCCTGACGATTTCGCTTGTCGTCATGTGGCTGCTGCTCAATGGCTTCAGCCTTGGCCATTTGCTGCTCGGGACCTTCGTTGCCATTTTTGCCAGCTGGGCATTCGCTGCCTTGCGTCCGGAGAAACCGCGCCTGCGCAAATGGTACCTCTTGCCAAAGCTCTTTGCCCTCGCGTTCTCGGATATCATCCGCTCAAATTTGGCCGTCGCCCGGGTCATTGTCAGTGGTCGACCGAGGGGCCATCATGCCGGTTTTCTTCTGCTGCCGCTTGAGCTTGAGGATCGTACTGCGCTTGCCTTGCTCGCCGTCATTCTGACGAGCACGCCGGGTTCGGCCTGGCTCGAATATGATTCACGCGAGCGCACGGTCCTGCTGCATGTACTCGATCTTGTCGATGAAGAGGCCTGGGTCAATACGATCAAGAACCGCTACGAGAAACTGTTGATGGAGATCTTCGCATGA
- a CDS encoding monovalent cation/H+ antiporter subunit D: MTSWHNHLIILPILLPMIAAAALLFVDERSRVMKAMISLASTIAIAGVSIILLQVENSAETFDGVYLVGNWVAPFGIVLVLDGLSALMLALTSLLALATLVFALARWHAVGAHFHSMFQILLMGVNGAFLTGDLFNLFVFFEVMLAASYGLLLHGSGALRVKAGLHYIAVNLVAALFFLIGVSLIYGTTGTLNMADLAARIPEMEADRRMLMEAGAGVLGIAFLIKAGMWPLCFWLPTAYSAASAPVAGMFAILSKLAIYVILRLTMLLFGAGPSAGFGAELLLFGGIATIVFGTIGVLASQALGRLAGYSVLVSSGTMLMVLGINDGAVSSGALLYLVSSTLTIGAFFMLIELVERGQDAGANVLAVTMEAYGEGEDEVEEGGGLAMPGTMAILGICFAACGILLSGLPPLSGFVAKFAMLSAMMGAGATGVPPTAAVWTLVVLVILSGVAALIAMTRAGIRAFWTSIEGTVPRVLVIELVPVMFLLSLTLALTLQAGATMRYMDTTIRTLSNPTIYIDAVRNAAAIGTRAGVQSQETGGN; the protein is encoded by the coding sequence ATGACCAGCTGGCACAACCATCTGATCATCCTGCCGATCCTTCTGCCGATGATAGCAGCGGCGGCGCTGCTCTTCGTTGATGAACGCAGTCGCGTCATGAAGGCGATGATCAGCCTGGCATCGACGATTGCAATTGCCGGCGTGTCGATCATCCTGCTTCAGGTCGAAAATTCTGCCGAGACATTCGACGGCGTCTATCTTGTCGGCAACTGGGTGGCGCCTTTCGGCATCGTCCTCGTGCTGGACGGGCTATCGGCGCTGATGCTGGCACTGACGTCGTTGCTGGCCCTTGCCACGCTTGTGTTCGCGCTCGCCCGTTGGCACGCGGTCGGCGCGCATTTCCACTCGATGTTCCAGATCCTGTTGATGGGGGTCAACGGCGCCTTCCTCACGGGCGATCTGTTCAACCTGTTTGTCTTTTTCGAGGTCATGTTGGCCGCATCCTATGGCTTGCTGCTCCACGGGTCCGGTGCGCTTCGGGTGAAAGCCGGACTGCACTACATCGCGGTCAACCTGGTTGCCGCACTGTTCTTCCTGATCGGCGTCAGCCTCATCTATGGGACGACCGGCACACTGAACATGGCCGACCTTGCTGCGCGCATCCCCGAGATGGAAGCCGATCGGCGCATGCTGATGGAAGCGGGGGCCGGTGTTCTCGGCATTGCCTTCTTGATCAAGGCTGGCATGTGGCCGTTGTGCTTCTGGCTGCCTACCGCCTACAGTGCGGCCTCCGCTCCGGTGGCCGGCATGTTTGCGATCCTGAGTAAACTGGCAATCTATGTCATCCTGCGCCTGACCATGCTTTTGTTCGGTGCCGGACCGTCCGCCGGCTTCGGCGCGGAACTCCTGCTTTTCGGCGGCATCGCAACCATCGTCTTCGGGACGATCGGCGTGCTTGCCTCCCAGGCGCTCGGGCGCCTTGCCGGATATTCGGTTCTGGTTTCGTCTGGCACGATGCTGATGGTGTTGGGCATCAATGATGGGGCGGTGTCATCGGGAGCCTTGCTGTATCTCGTCAGCTCGACCCTGACGATCGGCGCGTTTTTCATGTTGATTGAACTGGTGGAGCGCGGGCAGGACGCCGGAGCAAACGTCCTTGCGGTTACCATGGAGGCCTATGGCGAGGGTGAGGACGAGGTGGAGGAAGGCGGAGGACTGGCGATGCCGGGAACCATGGCCATCCTTGGCATCTGTTTCGCCGCCTGTGGAATCCTGCTGTCGGGCCTGCCGCCGCTATCCGGATTTGTCGCCAAATTCGCGATGTTGTCTGCGATGATGGGGGCCGGCGCGACAGGCGTTCCGCCAACCGCTGCGGTCTGGACACTGGTCGTGCTCGTCATCCTCTCCGGCGTCGCCGCATTGATCGCGATGACCCGGGCCGGTATCCGCGCCTTCTGGACATCGATCGAAGGAACGGTGCCGCGTGTGCTGGTCATCGAACTTGTGCCGGTGATGTTCCTTCTGTCCCTGACATTGGCGTTGACACTCCAGGCCGGTGCCACGATGCGATACATGGACACCACCATCCGGACGCTGAGCAATCCAACGATCTATATCGATGCGGTGAGAAATGCCGCGGCAATTGGAACGCGTGCCGGGGTTCAATCGCAAGAGACGGGAGGTAACTGA
- a CDS encoding Na+/H+ antiporter subunit C: MELVLSIAIGVMTSCGVWLILRPRTYQVIVGLSLLSYAVNLFIFGVGGVKSNVPPILGDDILPSTLADPVPQALVLTAIVIGFATTALFLVVMLASRGLTGNDHVDGRN, encoded by the coding sequence ATGGAACTCGTTCTGTCGATCGCCATTGGTGTGATGACCAGCTGCGGCGTCTGGCTGATCCTGAGGCCGCGGACCTATCAGGTTATCGTCGGCCTCTCGTTGCTTTCCTATGCGGTGAACTTGTTCATCTTTGGCGTTGGAGGCGTGAAAAGCAATGTGCCGCCGATCCTGGGCGATGACATCCTGCCGTCCACTCTGGCCGATCCGGTTCCGCAGGCGCTGGTGCTGACGGCGATCGTCATCGGCTTTGCCACAACTGCGCTGTTTCTGGTCGTCATGCTTGCGTCGCGCGGCTTGACCGGCAACGATCATGTCGACGGAAGGAACTGA